One Micromonospora sp. WMMD812 genomic window carries:
- a CDS encoding phage baseplate assembly protein V has product MNAVAPRALAVRVDGAPLPDLVLRRLRSVRVAARLDQPTQCEVAIAAEPGPAALAPWARTGATLDVRLVDHPDGLFAGEVTCVEVEYAADGSALLRLRAYDALHRLRKRQRLRVFESVTAVELARDLCGEVGLSVDAEDDGPRLERLLQHRHSDLELLTEVTGRAGLHLAADGDRIRLVSLAGHGEPVVLRLGRDVHALRVSTNLDRAAGGSAALGWHPQRAEPISQRADEARCARPADRRPDPADVGADDLRTAVDQPGRSDDELAGIAQARLDTRTAALVTAEGVAEGVPALRPGRRITLDGVAEPVAGEYVLTEVVHTLDANGHLTRFGTAPPPSPPAGGGAGATVTLGAVTDVADPDGLGRVRVTLPAYGDLDAGWLAVLCPGAGRDKGIVALPDPEDTVLVALPGGEPASGVVLGSLFGAVAPYDAGIADGRARRWSLRTGTGQSIVVDDAGRSLRLATDGGSWLELTPDLVTLHAAADLVLSAPGRAMVVRARSVDFRHAEAAEDAATAAEQARALVRDQQRGGG; this is encoded by the coding sequence GTGAACGCCGTCGCGCCGCGGGCGCTCGCGGTGCGGGTCGACGGCGCGCCGTTGCCCGACCTCGTGCTCCGCCGGCTCCGCTCGGTGCGGGTCGCCGCCCGGCTGGACCAGCCCACCCAGTGCGAGGTGGCGATCGCCGCCGAGCCGGGCCCGGCTGCGCTCGCCCCGTGGGCGCGCACCGGGGCGACCCTCGACGTGCGGCTGGTCGACCACCCGGACGGGCTCTTCGCCGGCGAGGTGACCTGCGTCGAGGTGGAGTACGCGGCGGACGGCTCGGCGCTGCTGCGGCTCCGCGCGTACGACGCGCTGCACCGGCTGCGCAAGCGGCAGCGGCTGCGGGTGTTCGAGTCGGTCACCGCCGTCGAGCTGGCCCGGGATCTGTGCGGCGAGGTCGGGCTGAGCGTCGACGCGGAGGACGACGGTCCCCGGCTGGAGCGGCTGCTCCAGCACCGGCACAGCGACCTGGAGCTGCTGACCGAGGTGACCGGCCGGGCCGGGCTGCACCTGGCCGCCGACGGCGACCGGATCCGCCTGGTCAGCCTCGCCGGCCATGGTGAGCCGGTCGTGCTGCGGTTGGGGCGGGACGTGCACGCGCTGCGGGTGTCGACCAACCTGGACCGGGCCGCTGGCGGCAGTGCCGCGCTGGGCTGGCACCCGCAGCGGGCCGAGCCGATCAGCCAGCGGGCGGACGAGGCGCGCTGCGCCCGCCCGGCCGACCGCCGGCCGGACCCGGCCGACGTGGGCGCGGACGACCTGCGTACCGCGGTGGACCAGCCGGGGCGCAGCGACGACGAGTTGGCCGGTATCGCCCAGGCCCGGCTGGACACGCGTACCGCCGCCCTGGTCACCGCCGAGGGGGTGGCCGAGGGCGTTCCGGCGCTGCGGCCGGGGCGGCGGATCACGCTGGACGGTGTGGCCGAGCCGGTCGCCGGGGAGTACGTGCTCACCGAGGTGGTGCACACGCTCGACGCCAACGGGCACCTGACCCGGTTCGGCACCGCGCCGCCGCCGAGCCCGCCGGCCGGCGGCGGCGCGGGCGCGACGGTCACCCTCGGCGCGGTCACCGACGTCGCCGACCCCGACGGGCTGGGTCGGGTCCGGGTGACCCTGCCCGCGTACGGGGACCTGGACGCCGGCTGGCTCGCCGTGCTCTGCCCGGGCGCCGGGCGGGACAAGGGCATCGTGGCGCTGCCCGACCCGGAGGACACCGTGCTGGTGGCGCTGCCCGGCGGGGAGCCCGCGTCCGGCGTGGTGCTCGGCTCGCTCTTCGGCGCGGTGGCCCCGTACGACGCGGGCATCGCCGACGGGCGGGCCCGGCGCTGGTCGCTGCGGACCGGCACGGGGCAGTCGATCGTGGTCGACGACGCCGGGCGCAGCCTGCGGCTGGCCACCGACGGTGGCAGCTGGTTGGAGCTGACCCCCGACCTCGTCACCCTGCACGCCGCGGCCGACCTGGTGCTCTCCGCGCCGGGCCGGGCGATGGTCGTGCGCGCCCGCAGCGTCGACTTCCGGCACGCCGAGGCGGCCGAGGACGCGGCGACGGCCGCGGAGCAGGCCCGCGCGCTCGTCCGCGACCAGCAGCGAGGAGGCGGCTGA
- a CDS encoding phage tail protein, which translates to MPTTATPQPGAPVDPYRAYNFRLLVNGVASGHFTEVSGLAMSIPGIPYREHGTDRIRIVPGQVEYEPVTLHFGLTASRELWDWVHAVAKGVVSRRNVSIVLLDAAGTAEVLRWNLINAWPTGWRGAALNTLGQEIAIAALTLRYEGLDLETGGAAPTPA; encoded by the coding sequence ATGCCGACCACGGCCACCCCGCAACCGGGCGCCCCGGTCGACCCGTACCGGGCGTACAACTTCCGTCTGCTCGTCAACGGCGTGGCCAGCGGGCACTTCACCGAGGTCAGCGGCCTGGCGATGAGCATTCCGGGGATCCCGTACCGGGAGCACGGCACCGACCGGATCCGGATCGTGCCGGGCCAGGTGGAGTACGAGCCGGTCACCCTGCACTTCGGACTGACCGCGTCGCGGGAACTGTGGGACTGGGTGCACGCGGTGGCGAAGGGCGTGGTGAGCCGGCGCAACGTGTCGATCGTGCTGCTCGACGCGGCGGGCACGGCCGAGGTGCTGCGCTGGAACCTGATCAACGCGTGGCCGACCGGGTGGCGTGGTGCCGCGCTGAACACCCTCGGCCAGGAGATCGCCATCGCCGCGCTGACCCTGCGGTACGAGGGTCTGGACCTGGAGACCGGCGGTGCCGCGCCGACGCCCGCGTAG